CCCAGCAGCACTCCCCCGAAATACCGCACCACCACAATGAGCACGTTTGTCAGCTCATGCTTGTGTATCTGCATCAGTATGGGCCTGCCCGCCGTACCCGAGGGCTCGCCGTCGTCGTTTGCCCTGTAGTGCTCCGCATCTGCACCAAGTCGCCATGCATAGCAGTGGTGGCGTGCATCGTGGTACTGACCCCGGAGGTCGCCGAGGTGGCTTTTCACCTGCTCTTCGCTGGTTACGGGAAAAGCAAAGGCGAGGAACTTGCTGCCCCTGTCTTTAAAGTATCCTTCTGATCTGGTTTTTATTGTACGGTAGCTGAGCTGCTCCATAATACCTCCTGCCCGGTAAAGAACCGTTCGGTGTTCCGGAGTACGATGTCCCTCTGCTCATGATGCGGGGTATGTCCGCATTCAGGTATGTGAAGCTTTATTCCCGTCCCCCCCACATGGGAGGTAATCGTTTCTGTCTGCAACACCGTGCCGTAGTTGTCTTCTTCACCCTGAACTGCCAGCACCGGGGCGGTTATCTCGGGAAGGATCAGCTCAATGCTCCACCCGGCTGTCTCTTCAGAGGTCCATACATTGGCCCAGCTGTAGAACATCG
The sequence above is drawn from the Marinilabiliales bacterium genome and encodes:
- a CDS encoding YigZ family protein; its protein translation is MEQLSYRTIKTRSEGYFKDRGSKFLAFAFPVTSEEQVKSHLGDLRGQYHDARHHCYAWRLGADAEHYRANDDGEPSGTAGRPILMQIHKHELTNVLIVVVRYFGGVLLGTGGLVNAYRSAAADAIENAAVVVKTVEEQFRIDFPYEAMNDVMRVLKELEATHISQEFDTDCTITLSIPAGRSGELAGRLAPVANVTVTILPDD